A genome region from Solanum pennellii chromosome 12, SPENNV200 includes the following:
- the LOC107006115 gene encoding uncharacterized protein LOC107006115 produces MGKQVRYPIADNVAYNHLSKPYQEFVAATSVLTEPVSFAETNKDPKWIEALHAKIQALQDNKTWKQVDLPKGKSAIGCRWIYKIKYKSNGEVERFKATLVEKGYSQKESIDYKETFLPVVKMIAILALVV; encoded by the coding sequence ATGGGGAAGCAAGTTAGGTATCCTATAGCTGACAATGTTGCATACAATCATTTATCTAAACCTTATCAGGAGTTTGTTGCTGCAACTTCAGTTCTAACTGAACCTGTATCATTTGCTGAAACCAACAAAGATCCTAAGTGGATTGAAGCACTGCACGCTAAAATACAGGCTTTACAAGATAACAAGACTTGGAAGCAGGTTGATTTGCCAAAAGGGAAGTCTGCTATTGGATGCAGGTGGATTTATAAGATTAAATATAAGTCTAATGGAGAAGTAGAAAGGTTTAAAGCAACACTGGTGGAAAAAGGATATAGCCAAAAGGAAAGTATAGATTACAAAGAAACCTTTTTACCTGTGGTAAAAATGATCGCTATTTTAGCCTTAGTTGTATAA
- the LOC107006116 gene encoding uncharacterized protein LOC107006116: MKDLGELKYFLGIEFVRSNSGVAMHQRKYALQLISEIGLSGAKTAGTHIDNMKLTSRHYDEQTGQNQEEPLTDQVTYQKLIRKLLYLNMTRPDISFSVQTLNQFLHQPKKSHMDAALGVVKYIKRQPGQGISLSSNCSSEITAFCDADWDACPLIRKYWIFD; encoded by the coding sequence ATGAAAGATCTAGGAGAGTTGAAATACTTTCTTGGAATAGAGTTTGTAAGGTCAAACAGTGGAGTAGCTATGCATCAAAGGAAATATGCACTTCAACTCATTTCAGAGATTGGTTTATCAGGAGCAAAGACTGCTGGAACACATATTGATAATATGAAATTGACATCAAGGCATTATGATGAACAAACTGGACAAAATCAGGAGGAACCTCTAACAGATCAAGTCACTTATCAAAAGTTGATCAGGAAATTGCTATATCTCAACATGACAAGGCCTGACATTTCTTTTAGTGTACAAACACTAAATCAGTTCCTACATCAACCTAAAAAGTCCCATATGGATGCAGCATTGGGAGTTGTTAAATACATCAAAAGGCAACCAGGTCAAGGTATATCACTGTCCAGTAATTGTAGTAGTGAAATTACAGCTTTCTGTGATGCAGATTGGGATGCATGTCCTCTTATCAGGAAGTACTGGATATTTGATTAA
- the LOC107007350 gene encoding arginine/serine-rich coiled-coil protein 2 isoform X1 yields MDLDGKNTSQENIDSKGAFRKLSNDAVNRKYRRRTPVGGSSSSDGSPARKRSSSPIPSRKDDWRHKDDYIDRGSSRNRQDRSGESQRQSDRQSSRSSRNYHKQNDYTRHGRHTDDDDKGYSKLSSHSRHDSRVDNYGNNSRRDNDHRSRHSPRDTDKHYRDRYGDSGHRSKNQEREASSFKDKDLSFDRVGSGRRYNSSSIDDNRSRESDRYKEYRDSRDEKGNRRSDHKSDRSPAYEESRSNRNESNSRKDPQVDAMELDGKKYTKEERKNNEDREKIFADRNVASSKGRVSSPSKKSKFSGMDESSAQGKDADGKFSSNSKQGQDLNSELSLEQGVKDSDIDAAKIAAMKAAELVNRNLIGTGIMTTDQKKKLLWGNKKTTTNSEESTHRWDTSLFGDRDRQEKFNKLMSLRLPWCLWPIVGCERRRADGEQTSHPRCREAKGASNGLREAIHCWTSPKRRSYSWTRSLRTCLEHLCILMTLLVLVLCCFAIMELHVLFRLKLCILKFTLSRDQRLYFLNLCYGLNLLLSSTSSSSI; encoded by the exons ATGGACTTAGATGGAAAAAATACGTCTCAAGAGAATATTGATTCAAAGGGGGCTTTCCGTAAGCTCTCCAATGATGCTGTTAACAGGAAATACAGGCGTCGGACTCCTGTTGGTGGATCATCCTCGTCTGATG GGAGCCCTGCCCGCAAGAGGAGCTCTAGTCCTATCCCATCAAGGAAGGATGATTGGCGACACAAGGATGATTATATAGATAGGGGTTCCAGTAGAAACCGACAAGATCGAAGTGGTGAATCTCAAAGGCAGTCTGATCGACAATCTTCTAGGAGTTCCCGCAATTACCATAAGCAAAATGATTATACCAGACATGGCAGGCAtactgatgatgatgataaaggATATTCAAAGCTAAGCTCTCATTCTCGTCATGATTCAAGAGTGGACAATTATGGCAATAACTCCAGGCGTGATAATGATCATAGATCAAGACACTCCCCACGTGACACTGACAAACACTACCGAGATAGGTACGGGGATTCAGGGCATAGAAGCAAGAATCAGGAGAGAGAAGCTTCATCGTTCAAAGATAAAGATTTATCATTTGACAGAGTAGGATCAGGTAGACGTTATAATAGCTCTAGCATTGACGATAATAGATCCAGGGAGAGTGACAGGTATAAGGAGTATAGAGACAGCCGAGATGAGAAAGGGAACCGTAGGAGCGATCACAAGAGTGATCGTTCACCTGCTTATGAGGAGTCTAGAAGCAACAGAAATGagtcaaattcaagaaaagatCCACAGGTTGATGCTATGGAGTTGGATGGTAAGAAATACACCAAAGAGGAAAGGAAGAACAATGAGGACCGAGAGAAGATATTTGCAGACAGAAATGTTGCTTCTAGTAAAGGGCGTGTGTCGTCTCCATCTAAGAAGTCAAAATTTTCAGGCATGGATGAGAGTTCTGCACAGGGAAAAGATG CTGATGGAAAATTCTCTTCGAATTCAAAACAAGGTCAAGATCTAAACAGTGAGTTGTCTTTGGAGCAGGGCGTGAAAGACTCTGATATAGATGCTGCAAAGATTGCTGCAATGAAGGCTGCTGAATTAG TTAATAGAAACCTTATTGGAACGGGTATCATGACTACTGACCAAAAGAAGAAGCTGCTGTGGGGAAACAAGAAAACCACCACTAATTCTGAAGAG TCCACTCATCGATGGGATACATCACTATTTGGTGATCGCGATCGACAAGAAAAGTTCAACAAACTCATG AGTCTGAGGTTGCCTTGGTGCCTATGGCCAATTGTAGGGTGTGAAAGGCGACGTGCCGACGGAGAACAAACCAGTCATCCACGATGCAGAGAGGCAAAAGGAGCTTCAAATGGACTTAGAGAAGCAATACACTGCTGGACTTCGCCGAAGAGACGGTCGTACAGTTGGACTAGGTCTCTAAGGACTTGCCTTGAACATCTTTGTATTTTAATGACTCTTTTGGTCCTGGTGTTGTGTTGTTTTGCAATTATGGAGCTGCATGTATTGTTTCGACTTAAACTATGTATCCTGAAATTTACGTTATCTCGTGATCAAagattgtattttttaaatctatGTTATGGACTCAATCTACTGCTCAGTTCCACCTCAAGTAGTTCTATCTAG
- the LOC107007350 gene encoding arginine/serine-rich coiled-coil protein 2 isoform X2: protein MDLDGKNTSQENIDSKGAFRKLSNDAVNRKYRRRTPVGGSSSSDGSPARKRSSSPIPSRKDDWRHKDDYIDRGSSRNRQDRSGESQRQSDRQSSRSSRNYHKQNDYTRHGRHTDDDDKGYSKLSSHSRHDSRVDNYGNNSRRDNDHRSRHSPRDTDKHYRDRYGDSGHRSKNQEREASSFKDKDLSFDRVGSGRRYNSSSIDDNRSRESDRYKEYRDSRDEKGNRRSDHKSDRSPAYEESRSNRNESNSRKDPQVDAMELDGKKYTKEERKNNEDREKIFADRNVASSKGRVSSPSKKSKFSGMDESSAQGKDANAADGKFSSNSKQGQDLNSELSLEQGVKDSDIDAAKIAAMKAAELVNRNLIGTGIMTTDQKKKLLWGNKKTTTNSEESTHRWDTSLFGDRDRQEKFNKLMGVKGDVPTENKPVIHDAERQKELQMDLEKQYTAGLRRRDGRTVGLGL, encoded by the exons ATGGACTTAGATGGAAAAAATACGTCTCAAGAGAATATTGATTCAAAGGGGGCTTTCCGTAAGCTCTCCAATGATGCTGTTAACAGGAAATACAGGCGTCGGACTCCTGTTGGTGGATCATCCTCGTCTGATG GGAGCCCTGCCCGCAAGAGGAGCTCTAGTCCTATCCCATCAAGGAAGGATGATTGGCGACACAAGGATGATTATATAGATAGGGGTTCCAGTAGAAACCGACAAGATCGAAGTGGTGAATCTCAAAGGCAGTCTGATCGACAATCTTCTAGGAGTTCCCGCAATTACCATAAGCAAAATGATTATACCAGACATGGCAGGCAtactgatgatgatgataaaggATATTCAAAGCTAAGCTCTCATTCTCGTCATGATTCAAGAGTGGACAATTATGGCAATAACTCCAGGCGTGATAATGATCATAGATCAAGACACTCCCCACGTGACACTGACAAACACTACCGAGATAGGTACGGGGATTCAGGGCATAGAAGCAAGAATCAGGAGAGAGAAGCTTCATCGTTCAAAGATAAAGATTTATCATTTGACAGAGTAGGATCAGGTAGACGTTATAATAGCTCTAGCATTGACGATAATAGATCCAGGGAGAGTGACAGGTATAAGGAGTATAGAGACAGCCGAGATGAGAAAGGGAACCGTAGGAGCGATCACAAGAGTGATCGTTCACCTGCTTATGAGGAGTCTAGAAGCAACAGAAATGagtcaaattcaagaaaagatCCACAGGTTGATGCTATGGAGTTGGATGGTAAGAAATACACCAAAGAGGAAAGGAAGAACAATGAGGACCGAGAGAAGATATTTGCAGACAGAAATGTTGCTTCTAGTAAAGGGCGTGTGTCGTCTCCATCTAAGAAGTCAAAATTTTCAGGCATGGATGAGAGTTCTGCACAGGGAAAAGATG CAAATGCAGCTGATGGAAAATTCTCTTCGAATTCAAAACAAGGTCAAGATCTAAACAGTGAGTTGTCTTTGGAGCAGGGCGTGAAAGACTCTGATATAGATGCTGCAAAGATTGCTGCAATGAAGGCTGCTGAATTAG TTAATAGAAACCTTATTGGAACGGGTATCATGACTACTGACCAAAAGAAGAAGCTGCTGTGGGGAAACAAGAAAACCACCACTAATTCTGAAGAG TCCACTCATCGATGGGATACATCACTATTTGGTGATCGCGATCGACAAGAAAAGTTCAACAAACTCATG GGTGTGAAAGGCGACGTGCCGACGGAGAACAAACCAGTCATCCACGATGCAGAGAGGCAAAAGGAGCTTCAAATGGACTTAGAGAAGCAATACACTGCTGGACTTCGCCGAAGAGACGGTCGTACAGTTGGACTAGGTCTCTAA